TTCGCCATCCAGGTGACTCGGCCGCAGCCCGATGCGCTGGACAGGGTCAAGTTCCTGATGGAGCACCCGGCTTTCTCCCTGAAGAACCCCAACCGGGTGCGGGCGCTGATCGGCACCTTCGCCGGTCAGAACCGGGTCAACTTCCACCGCCTCGACGGTGCGGGCTACCGCCTGCTGGCCGACATGGTGATCGAGCTCAACCGCCTCAACCCGGAGATCGCCGCGCGGCTGATCACGCCGCTGACCCGCTGGGCGCGCTTCGACGAGACCCGCCAGGCGCTGATGAAGGCCGAGCTCGAGCGCATCCGCGCCGAGAAGCTCTCGCCGAATGTGTATGAGGTTGTCGAAAAAGCCTTGGCTTAAATTGGGCGAGAGAGGTTTGCGTCGCGAGCGATGAGAGGCTGGTCGCCGCCGAAGCGCAGGAACCGGAGTGTAGCTCGCTACATGAGGATTCCGAGCACCGCCGGCGGCCAGGATATCGAGCGCAGCAGCAAAGCCTCCGCACAATCAATAGATCAGCCAGCTCAGCACCATCAACCCCAGCAGCCACCAGATCAGGGTGGCGATAATGGCCCGGCGCATCAGCGCCCGGAAGCCCTTCCACAGAAGCCAGAGCCCGAGCACCAGCACCACCAGGCTGATCAGCGACGGCGAGATGCCCAGCGCCCCGGAGAGGCCATCCAGGAAGCCGCGGGCGGCATTGCCGATGTTGGCGAAGAAGCCGGTCAGCAGGTCGACGGCAAAGCGGATCACCTCGCCCAGCGTCCTGCCGATCCAGGTAAAGAACTCTTCCATGTCAGCGGGTCCCGTGCATCACTCGATCAGGTCGAGAACGGTACCCACGATATCGTCCATGGTCACCAGGCCGAGCAGGCGATTGTCGTCGAGCACCAGCACACGTTTGACGATGCTGTCGGTCATCAGCCTGGCCACATGGCGCACGTCCAGGGACTCGCCGACGCCAATGGCGGGCTTGGCGCAGACGTCGTAGACGTTGATCAGGTCGATGTCGCCGTTCTCGGCCACGATGGTCTTGAGGATATTGGTGTAGGTGATCAGGCCCCAGGCGTCGTGGGGGTCCTGCTGCTCCACCACCAGGCACTTGAGGTTGTGCTTCTTCATCAGCGCCAGGGCGTCGCGCAGGGTGGCGAAGGGTGACACCGTCACCACGTCGCGCATCATGATGTCCTTGACCAGCATTGTCTCTCTCCGTCAGTGGGTGGCGCTCAGATATCCTGCCTGAGTCGTTCCTCGAAGCGCTTGACCTGGGCCATGTCGATGCCGCCGAGATGCTCCACGGGCAGGGTCATCACCAGCCCCTTGGAATCCTCCCCCGTGGGGTTGAGGACCTGGCGCACCGCCTTGAGCACCTTGAGCGACAGCCCCTTCTCCAGGGTCAGCAGGATGATGCTCTGGCTGCCCTCGAAGGTCAGCCCGAAGAAGGTCTTCTTGCGCTCGCCGCCGATGCCGCGGCCGGACATCAGGGTCATGCCCACGGCGCCGGCCTCGGTGGCGGCATCGATGCACTCCTGCTCCAGTTCCTCGGGCACGATGGCCACCAGCAGGGAAAACTTCATGATTGCCTCTCTCTCCAGTGGGCCACCCGTTCCATCAGGATGGCATAGCTCATCACGGTCACGATAGGGAAGATGGAGGCGAAGGCGATCAGGCCGAAGCCGTCGATCAGCACGTTGCGTCCCTCGATCTGGCCGGCCAGGCCGATGCCCAGCGCGGTCACCAGGGGGACCGTCACCTCCGAGGTGGTCACGCCGCCCAGGTCGAAGGCCAGCGCCACGATATAGCGCGGTGCCAGGGCGGTCAGGGCGATCACCAGCAGGTAGCCGCCGATGATGTAGTAGTGGATGGAGTCGCCGCTGATGATGCGGTGGACGCCGATGGTGATGCCTATGGCCACCCCCACGGCCACCAGGATGCGGATCACGTTGCCGTTGATCTTGCCGGCGGCGGCCTCCTCGGCCTGCTGGCCCACGGCGATCAGCGCCGGTTCGGCCATGGTGGTGGCGAAGCCGATGGCGAAGGCGAACAGGTAGACCCACAGCCAGGTGTCGAATCCGATCAGCTGCTCGGCCATGCGCTGGCCGATGGGGAAGAGCCCGAGCTTCAGGCCCACCACGAAAGCGTAGAGGCCGATGATCACCAGGGCGAAGCCGACGCCCACCTTGACGGGGCTGGCCAGGGGGCGGCGGATCACCGCGTACTGGAAGAACAGGATCACCAGGATGATGGGCAGCACGTCGCGCAGCATGCCGAACAGGTCGAGGATCATGACCAGCGGGCCAGAGGGCTTTTCCACGTCGCTGCCGGCGGCCACCAGGGCGGCGCCGTTGGCGACATCGCCGGGGTCGGCGTAGACCAGGATGCCGTAGAGCTGCACCCTGATCATCGGCACCATCACGGCCAGCGCCACCAGGCCGAAGCCGTCGAGCAGCGGGTTGCGGCCGCGAATGGAGGAGGCCAGGCCGATGCCCAGGGCGGCGATCAGCGGCACGGTGACGATATTGGTGGTGACGCCGCCGGAGTCGTAGGCGAGCCCGACGATCTCCTCCGGCGCGAAGAAGGTCACCGCCACCACCAGGATGTAGCCGACGATCATGTACCAG
The Halomonas alkalicola DNA segment above includes these coding regions:
- a CDS encoding CBS domain-containing protein, whose amino-acid sequence is MLVKDIMMRDVVTVSPFATLRDALALMKKHNLKCLVVEQQDPHDAWGLITYTNILKTIVAENGDIDLINVYDVCAKPAIGVGESLDVRHVARLMTDSIVKRVLVLDDNRLLGLVTMDDIVGTVLDLIE
- a CDS encoding P-II family nitrogen regulator, which produces MKFSLLVAIVPEELEQECIDAATEAGAVGMTLMSGRGIGGERKKTFFGLTFEGSQSIILLTLEKGLSLKVLKAVRQVLNPTGEDSKGLVMTLPVEHLGGIDMAQVKRFEERLRQDI
- a CDS encoding DUF1538 domain-containing protein, with the protein product MAEQLRDFAHAFLHALRNLTPIIVVVVAFQALLFREWPDGGLSIAIGLLIVAVGVALFLQGLELSIFPVGKRLANQFARRGSMPLLMAFGFAIGFSAVVAEPALIAVAEQAYEISEGRIDALTLRLIVATSVGLVMALGVLRVILGHPIHWYMIVGYILVVAVTFFAPEEIVGLAYDSGGVTTNIVTVPLIAALGIGLASSIRGRNPLLDGFGLVALAVMVPMIRVQLYGILVYADPGDVANGAALVAAGSDVEKPSGPLVMILDLFGMLRDVLPIILVILFFQYAVIRRPLASPVKVGVGFALVIIGLYAFVVGLKLGLFPIGQRMAEQLIGFDTWLWVYLFAFAIGFATTMAEPALIAVGQQAEEAAAGKINGNVIRILVAVGVAIGITIGVHRIISGDSIHYYIIGGYLLVIALTALAPRYIVALAFDLGGVTTSEVTVPLVTALGIGLAGQIEGRNVLIDGFGLIAFASIFPIVTVMSYAILMERVAHWRERQS